One segment of Desulfosudis oleivorans Hxd3 DNA contains the following:
- a CDS encoding 3-hydroxyacyl-CoA dehydrogenase/enoyl-CoA hydratase family protein: protein MSRKIKKAAVIGSGVMGGGIAALLASAGVETLLLDIVPFDLTDEQKKDPAARNRIVKFGYDTIMMSRPAALMHSSDAALISIGNLEDDFDKLADCDWIVEVVVENLKIKQQLFKRIEPVRKKGSIISSNTSGIPLKAMSEGLSSDFKQHFLGTHFFNPVRYMHLLEIIKGEETSEEVLRFMAAFGEKRLGKGIVWAKDTPNFIGNRIGVQGIVKAMQLMLEMGLTISEADALFGPVMGRPKTAMFKTTDLVGLDTMSHVAKNTYDLVTDDEARDDFLTPDFVSTMIEKKLLGNKTKAGFYKTDRSPEGKKLRLVINPATLEYESAGDVDFPCIADAKSKKTLPEKMKAIVYGEDKGAAYAWKVVASGLIYAANRVPEISDTIVEIDNAMKWGYNFEMGPFETWDAIGVAESVAKMEKDGLAVPEKVKKMLADGNQTFYKIEKGQTLFYDFASGSYKAVPVSDVAVSLAILKGEGREVKSCKSASLIDLGDGVFCCEFHTKMNALNTELIAFMHEAMDYVDANGAGMVLGNQAGGMPGAFSAGADLKEILTAVGNKEFDGIDTMIDSLQQAVQRERYSHFPVVAAPYGMALGGGCEVCLGADRIVAHAELYMGLVEIGVGVLPAGTGCMNLWKKMTSGIPAPVTDADLAKFFIPTFMAIAMAKVSMSAAEARANGFLGPNDRIVFNRDNLIGEAKKEVLRMIDDGYAPPAKKPLKVLGEAAWGMVNAEIFNMQNGGYVSEYDAYLAKNIAYVIAGGDARTNSELDEQAILNLERSMFIEFLKQEKTMARIEHMLKTGKPLRN from the coding sequence ATGAGCAGAAAGATTAAAAAAGCCGCTGTCATCGGATCCGGCGTGATGGGCGGCGGCATCGCCGCGCTGCTGGCCAGCGCGGGCGTCGAGACCCTGCTGCTCGACATTGTTCCCTTTGATCTGACCGATGAGCAGAAAAAAGATCCCGCGGCACGGAACCGCATCGTAAAGTTCGGGTATGACACGATTATGATGTCCCGGCCCGCGGCCCTGATGCATTCGTCGGACGCGGCCCTGATCTCCATCGGCAACCTGGAGGACGATTTCGACAAGCTGGCCGACTGCGACTGGATCGTGGAGGTGGTAGTGGAGAACCTCAAGATCAAGCAGCAGCTGTTCAAGCGCATCGAACCGGTGCGAAAAAAGGGCAGCATCATCTCCTCCAACACCTCGGGCATTCCCCTCAAGGCCATGTCCGAAGGCCTGAGTTCCGATTTTAAACAGCATTTTCTGGGCACTCACTTTTTCAACCCGGTGCGGTACATGCACCTTTTGGAAATTATCAAGGGTGAGGAGACCTCTGAAGAAGTACTCCGTTTCATGGCCGCGTTCGGTGAAAAGCGGCTGGGCAAAGGCATTGTGTGGGCCAAGGACACCCCCAACTTTATCGGCAACCGCATCGGGGTCCAGGGCATTGTCAAGGCCATGCAGCTGATGCTGGAGATGGGACTGACCATTTCCGAGGCCGACGCCCTGTTCGGACCGGTCATGGGCCGGCCCAAGACCGCCATGTTCAAGACCACCGACCTGGTAGGCCTGGACACCATGAGCCATGTGGCCAAAAACACCTATGACCTGGTGACCGACGACGAGGCCAGAGATGACTTTCTGACCCCGGACTTTGTTTCAACCATGATCGAAAAGAAGCTGCTGGGCAACAAGACCAAGGCCGGTTTCTACAAGACGGACAGAAGCCCGGAGGGCAAAAAGCTTCGCCTGGTGATCAATCCCGCCACTCTGGAGTATGAATCCGCCGGTGACGTGGATTTCCCCTGCATTGCCGATGCCAAGTCCAAAAAGACCCTGCCGGAAAAGATGAAGGCCATTGTGTACGGCGAGGACAAGGGCGCGGCCTACGCCTGGAAGGTGGTGGCGTCCGGTCTGATCTACGCGGCCAACCGGGTGCCGGAGATTTCCGATACCATCGTGGAGATCGACAATGCCATGAAGTGGGGCTACAACTTTGAAATGGGTCCCTTTGAAACATGGGATGCCATCGGCGTGGCCGAATCCGTGGCAAAGATGGAAAAGGACGGCCTGGCCGTTCCGGAAAAGGTCAAGAAGATGCTGGCCGACGGCAACCAGACTTTTTATAAGATCGAAAAAGGCCAGACCCTGTTTTATGATTTTGCCTCCGGGTCTTACAAGGCTGTGCCGGTAAGCGATGTGGCGGTTTCCCTGGCCATTCTCAAGGGAGAGGGCCGGGAGGTCAAAAGCTGCAAGTCCGCCTCCCTGATCGACCTGGGTGACGGCGTGTTCTGCTGCGAGTTTCACACCAAGATGAACGCATTGAACACCGAACTGATCGCCTTCATGCACGAGGCCATGGACTATGTGGATGCCAACGGCGCCGGCATGGTGCTGGGCAACCAGGCCGGCGGCATGCCCGGGGCCTTTTCCGCGGGCGCCGACCTCAAGGAGATCCTGACCGCTGTGGGCAACAAGGAGTTTGACGGCATTGACACAATGATCGATTCCCTGCAGCAGGCCGTGCAGCGCGAGCGCTACTCCCACTTTCCCGTGGTGGCGGCACCCTACGGCATGGCCCTGGGCGGCGGCTGCGAGGTGTGCCTGGGCGCCGACCGGATCGTGGCCCATGCAGAGCTTTACATGGGCCTGGTGGAAATCGGGGTGGGCGTGCTGCCCGCCGGCACCGGGTGCATGAACCTGTGGAAAAAGATGACCAGCGGCATTCCCGCGCCGGTGACCGACGCCGACCTGGCCAAGTTCTTCATTCCCACCTTCATGGCCATTGCCATGGCCAAGGTGTCCATGTCCGCGGCCGAGGCCCGGGCCAACGGTTTTCTGGGGCCCAACGACAGAATCGTGTTCAACCGGGACAACCTGATCGGCGAGGCCAAAAAAGAGGTGCTGCGCATGATCGACGACGGTTACGCGCCGCCGGCCAAAAAGCCCCTCAAGGTGCTGGGCGAGGCGGCCTGGGGTATGGTCAACGCGGAAATTTTCAACATGCAGAACGGCGGCTATGTCAGCGAATACGACGCCTACCTGGCCAAAAACATTGCTTATGTCATTGCCGGCGGCGACGCCCGGACCAACAGCGAGCTGGATGAGCAGGCCATTCTCAACCTGGAGAGATCCATGTTTATCGAATTTCTCAAGCAGGAAAAGACCATGGCCCGCATCGAACACATGCTCAAAACCGGCAAACCGCTTCGCAACTAA